The following is a genomic window from Miscanthus floridulus cultivar M001 chromosome 14, ASM1932011v1, whole genome shotgun sequence.
AGGCCATGTTGCGGTGATGACCACGGACATGGTCGGCAACCCTCCCGGCGACATCCAGCCGACATTCGACAACGAGGACAGCAACGTGCGGAACGTGCTTTCACCCCTCCCTGACCGACGCAGTCGAGGTCTATTGAAGAAGAGATCAAGTCGCTGATCTGCATCCCTCTACATACGCCCATCATCCTGTGCTGGCCCCAAGCTCAGGAGGCCCAAGACGCCGAAGTCGGGGTTCACGATGAGGCGCAGCGAACGCATCGCTAGGAAACCGCGCGCGGCAAACTCCACGCTACAGGCGTGGAATGTTCTAAAGCAGAAGCTTGGTATCGCCGTCAACTACAACGTTGTGGATGACGAGATCATTGAAAAGTTTCGGGCGACCTTTGCGGCCCCTTTGTCGGCCAACAAGCCGGAGGCATTGGAGGCATTGTTTGGGGACGGATTCGATCCGATGGCCATGAACCTGGATATGGTCGGGTTTGACGCCGAGGATATTTAGGCCTTGTGCTTAGCTTGTTTGACGCAAAATACTACCGTGTAAATCACAACCACATGTGTTCGGTCGCTGGTCTCGGTAATCAGTGGATTACCGTGGCCAGTTTAGGTTTGTAACAAACTCTacttctgcttaatgaaaaacATGTCACGGCATGATCTCGAAAAAAAAGTATAATTTTAtacatatttggtcaaacttgatattGTTTTACTTCTCGGGAAATGATATTTtcattctttttgggacggagagagtattgactgaaatttgaaaattttatgaaGGTTTCTGACACCTCCTCAAAAGTTTTTAACGGTCATTATCCCCTGAGTTATCTTTTTTTCCTTTGTCAAATAAAGATATGTTGCCAGCTTGCTTCGCATCTGTAACGTGAAGTTAAACTGGGTCATATTTAACCAGTTCAAAAAAAAAGTTCAATGTACATGTGGTAGGTACGCATTACAATGTTCAGTGTCATGGATAAGTTTCAGGCACAAGTTTAACCAACCACTTAACCAGGAGTCCAAATGATATAAATGCGCAAGGTGACAAGGAAGAGTGCAACCTTCATGGCTGGATCAATAGGAAGATGGATGTTGTCAATGGCTCTCTCTTTCCCTGTGTGCAAAATCTAGGAAATGCAAATTGCTTGAATATTTCTAAGGTCGCACCGTGAGCACTTGGACAGCGACAAATTGACTTTTGACAGACAGCAAAGGACAAGGCTGCTCCAGAATGTAGACTAAATCCCAGCATTTTAGTTTCAGCTCAAAAGCCTTATTTTCCAGGTCAGAAAGTCAAAACATTTTGGGTTTCAGCAACAAATTCATGCTTAAGATTCATAATCGCGTACAGAACTCAACTTTGAAGATTATAGGTCCATAACTGATTTAGCGACTGATTCTCATCTACTTGCCACTATTGTCAAGATTTATACGTTGTACACAAGTAGTCCTCACTTTGATGTAAAAGAAGTACATTGTTCATTAGTACAATCCAAAGACTACCTTTCACCTAATTATTCATCTGATTCTTAATCATGGAACTATGGCCAGTGATTAGACAAAGGGGCAGAGGTCAAACTGCAGAGTTGAATATGAACTGAACCATCCTGGAAGGAGCAAGAGCAAATGATGACAAATGAATAGGGCTCGAACGCAGCCTTCAAGGAGACTAATCAGTGGATGCCATAAATCTGAACTATGAAATTTCATCCATGGACAGTAGCCTTCCAACCTCCAAGAGACCAAGACTGAATTTTATAAATATTTAAGTACAATGCAAGCGTGTGGGCAAAGTCAATGATTGTACAGTGGAATTGATGATAATACAAAAACTACATGCTTTTCCAAGGCTAAGTAAGTCATTGACCCATTTCTTATTTACAAAGATCATTTTATAAGGGTAATTTTATAATGACCAATTTATATGGTCTTTGAGCACACATGGTATCTAAAGACCTGAGCTGCACAATTGTACTCGGTAACATGTGTTTGCTCAGTGATAAGTTTATCATTAGCATAACTAAACATGATCTAATATTAAGTACTCCTACTTAAGATGTGAACAGAAACACTGCAGCTTCACAAACCACAGTCAACAGCTCCAGAGCATCCACACCTATCAGATTACAAAATAGCTCAAACTTGtctatcatcttggcatcttctGATCCTCGCTTATTTTATGGTTCCTGGCTTGTGACCTGGGCGCGAGTCTTCCATGCTGTACCCTGTCAAGTTGCAAGAAAAACTGAACTCTCCAAGGTCAGAAGAGAACAAGCCTGGTCAGTCCCAGTGGGTCCTAGTCTGGATTGTCATGTATTTATGGCATAGCCACGCTGGTCTTCTCCTTCTGCCATTGCAAGTATTGCAGAAGCATCTCTCTTCTATATCTTCTCTTACTACCTTCCAAGAATTCCCTTGCTGGGCGCTCGATGTTCTTGGCTCCTCCATGCAGACTTCATCCCGTCACAGTATAGTCTTCCACTGATCAATTAATCTGCAGGTGATTTTTTTCTTCTCAGTTTCCTTCTCTAGTTTTCTGAGTCGGCTCAGTTCTCTGACTAGATATGTGGGTTTCTTGATTTCTTGTAGTCTAGAGAGTATCCTGCAAATTTGTTTACTCTGTATTTCAGTGTTCAGGGTGACAATTCACATTTTTCTTCCATTGAATTTTGTTGGTCAAACATGAAATTCATGAATCAGTTTTGTTTTTACCATACACTTTTAGCTCATTCCGAGGTGTGAGCTTTGTATGAATATGCAAACTTGGAtgcgatctacaactttttattttCATATCTCTCACAGAAAGAAAGTTTCTAAAACTAACAGTTTTGACTTCTGAGTGTCACCATGCAGTTCCTGATTTGTCTCTTCAAAGTTCAAACCCACTGACTAATTTCTTGCTCAGGTACATCTGAATTCCAGCACCTCTTTTGCATATCTGAAGATCTGAATTCCAAAGAAGAGAGCTCGAAACAACAGTAATGGGTTGCTTCCCTGTGTTCTGGAGGAACAAGAATTCCAGAAGTCAGATTGTGCAACATGACCAAGGTAAACTTTTCCTTTCAATCGAGTGCTGTCCATCTGAAGCATCTCAGAACCTTACTGTAGTTCATTCGATTCTGTTTGCAGACATCCCAATCACGGGCAATGTGAAAATCTACTCGTCCAAGGAGATGAGAAAAGCTACAAGAAACTTCTCCCCGGGAAACAAGCTTGGACAGGGTTCTTTCGGCCGTGTCTACCTGGTAGGTTGCTCCAATATCTCTGATGTAGCCTAATTCAGGTATCAGCCCAATTATGTTCCTGACTGGAACACAGGAATCTCAGAGGATTTCGCTGCAATTTTAGGAACACTGAATTGTTAGAACACGCACCCTTTTCATGAGCTCATGTTCTGATCTGAACTGTGCAGGGAAAGCTGAACAACGGCGAGAAAGTTGCCATCAAGGTGCTCTCCTCAGAGTCGAGGCAAGGGACAAAGGAGTTCTTGAATGAGCTGAGTGTCATATCCAGCATAACTCATCACAATCTAGTCAAACTGCATGGCTGCTGCGTCGATGGAGGCCAAAAGATGCTGGTCTACAGCTACGTGGAGAACAACAGCCTTGCACAGACCCTTTTCGGTAATGCCTGAACCTAGATTTTCAGTGGTGATGTGATGCATGTGGTCGGCCGGAATCTGGATCTCTGATGCGTCATGGTGTTCTTCAGGTAATTCCCGCAGTGGCATCAGATTAGATTGGAGAACGAGGGTGAAGATCTGCATTGGTGTTGCTGATGGGCTCACCTACCTTCACGAAGAAGTCCGTCCACCGATCGTCCACCGCGACATCAAAGCGAGCAACATTCTCCTTGACAGAAACCTGAGACCCAAGATAGCAGACTTTGGGCTGGCAAAGTTCTTCCCAGGCAACATGACACATATCAGCACCAGGGTTGCAGGGACGCTGTAAGTAGTGGCACACTACCTGTTGATGTTCATGTCCTCCTTTGATCTTGCAGATAGATCATATGATTAGGAAAACAGAGTTGACATGTATTCTTCTTTCAGAGGATATCTTGCGCCAGAGTACGCCATCCGAGGGCAGCTGACCAAAAAGGCCGATGTCTACAGCTTTGGTGTACTGCTGCTGGAGATTGTTAGTAGCAGATGTCACACTGATCCCAGATTACCTTTTGACGAGCAGTTCCTCCTAGAAAAGGTGAAGAACAATCCCAGTATTAGTTTAGGCTTAATACAGTATTGTAAGTTATTTGGATATGGTTATGAATAGCAAGTTTAGACAGCAAGATATAGTCAAACCATTTTTCTTTGTCAAAGCAGAAAAGCACTATAGTACATAATACATGCCACTGTTCACATTACCTAATTTAGACCATCAGGAATCAGGTCATATGAGGTGCTGTTTGCATGATTGATCAATTTATATAATCACATATTATACAAGGACAAGGACAATCTACTTGTTAGGGTTGGTAGAATTCCAAAGGGAAGTTAAAGGAAGGTACCCTTTTTGTGTTGCTTATATTCAAAACAGTAGTCCTCTTTTAATATACGCCTGGCATAATCATGCCAGTGATTTTCGAAATACCTGAAGTAAGAGCTACTTGCATTGATTCGTCTGTTGTGTTCCTAGTTTTTAGGTATTGATCCAATTCTTATGAATACAGTTGATTCAATAAACAATTGATGAGTTTTGAGATATTAACTTATTTGTAAAAGTAGTGCAAACGGTCAGACCTTTACAAAATCGCCAGCTTCGAAGTACCTGAAGTGCTAGTGCTATCAGATCTTAGACTTTGATTTACATAATCTGAAATTTCTGCTATTCTGTCAGGTCTGGACACTCTATGAGTCCGATGATCTTGACAGCATCATTGACAGGACCCTGAAGCACGATTTTGACACCGAGGAAGCACGTCGGTTGCTGAAAATAGGTCTTCTGTGCACCCAGGATAGCCCCAAGATCAGGCCCTCCATGTCAATGGTCGCCAAGATGCTGAAGGGTGAGTGTGCTGTAAGTGACAAGATCACGAGGCCCGGCCTGATCACAGATGTTATGGACCTGAAAGTCAGGACAGTAGAGCCGGTTCAGTTCAGTTTATCCCCATCGATGTCTCCTGCACTGAGCAGCTCACTGGTGTCCACACTTGCATTAGCTGGTAGCACTGTTGTAGAGAGCCGCTGATGGAACAAGTTAAAGGACCACATTCCTACGAAAAAGTGGGCTGTAAATTGGAAGCAGCATGAATTGTTTTTGTTTGTGTTTTAGCACATTGTAAGAATGTCagtttgtatatatatatcatcctAGTTTGATTATCGAGAATAGAGATTTTGGccccctaaaccctaaaccctaaaccctataaAGAatctctcttggagttgctcttagccaCTGATATGTAAAATTGATCTTCACATTATCTTTGCGAGGCTTAAAACAAGCATGTGATAAGATTAGTGAGTTTTTCATGATCTCATAAACACCATGGATTCTTATGCTTCTTTTGTTAAGAAATTTTCAGCTCCTGTTGCAACGTACTGAAAGGATcaaggatgtcgcctagaggggtgaataggcttttctaaaaattaataactcaaaataCGAAAGCTGTTAGAACGGGGATTCCCAATTACTTGAAAATCCCAAATCAGAGTAAATAATCCCTCTAGAGTGGCAAACCTAGTATGAAAAGGTTAACAAATAAACCTAGGAGCCAAACACCTGCAACAGAAGGATTAAAAAGAAATAGTAAATTCCAATTTGGGTGTCACACCAGACCGGTCCGGTATGCATGggcacactactacacaaatctttaccgaggcgggcatcgcAACCACCTCGGACGAAAGGTCACGGATATTGAGACCTTTTTCGAGGCGGTtggatgcccgcctcggtaaatcgaataaaaaaacaaaaaaagaaacccATGGACAAGCCCAGCGAGGCCATTCATGggcccgccgagcccatccacgcaccaccgccgccgctagcgcgccgtcgtcgtcgccagtAGATCCCGCCCTAGATTAGCCGCCTGGGGGCGCGGCCCGCCTAGATCCGCCCGTTGCTCGCGTCCACGGTCGGCCTCCTCTTCTCCATGCCGGATCCGTCCGCCGTCGAATCTGGACCTGTCGTGGAAGGATCTAGACCGACCGCCTCCTTGCGCGTCGCCGCCAGGCGTCGTCGCTCGAGAAGGACCCTCGCCGATGGATCTAGACACGTCGAGGAGGAAGCGCCGAGTATGGGGCCATGCCGCGCGGGATCTCGCCGGTCGTCGCCTCCTCGCACGGGATATcgccgggcgccacctcctcgcaCGGGATCTCATCGATGGCCGCTAGTCACAACCACGGGAACGCCAACGTTGCAGGGGAGCGCCGGATCCCGCCTCCTCATGGTAGCGCCGCTGCAGGGCCGCGCGAGCTCCGCTGGGAGTAGGAGGGGAGCTAGgaggggagggaaggggagggatGGGGCGCTGCCGTTAGggtaggggaggggaggggcgtcgGGCTAAAAGAGAGGGGGCACGGTTGCTAGTGGAGCGGCAGGATAGGGAGAGGGGCGTGCCTGGGAGCAAGAGGAGCGGCGAGATGGGGAGGGCCTGAAGGGAGGGGCACGGCTGGGGAGTGGGAGGGGCGAGCTGCGAGTGGCAATGAAACCCCAGCTCTCGTATATATACAATCAGCGCAATCGGGCCGAGATGGGCTGCCTGCAGGGCCattatttacggaggcggttatgttacaatgcccgcctcggttaatgatttaccgaggcgaaatgcccgcctcggttaatgatttaccgaggcggttgctggcctggctgccctgcctcgaataaccgaggcgggcaaccggTCCGCCCACTTCCGAGGCCATTTTAGAAACGCTGcgcaaaagattttgtgtagtagtggcagTGAACTGCGAAACTGAAATATGCTCTCCTTCTCCAACAACTTTGATCCTTTGCTGATGAGGTCTTCTAGGAGTTGTGTTATACTATATTGCTGCACACAAGCAAGCACAACCCATGCTAGATCGAGACAaacacaaatatatgaaatgaaatgcaaagagacacaatatTTGTTTTTACCGAAGTTTGGGCTCACAATGAGCCATACGTCTCCGTTGAGGAAGCTGTGAGTGATCCAACAAAGGTCAACTCTAGCCGGGTCTTTTCCAACCACTCTCCTCCAATCCACTAAGCTTGATCTCTTCCCTTGCGGTGGTGAGATCGAACCGTTACAAACatttcgaggcacaccacaattgCTGTTTACTTTCCGGCGAtgtctagccatctaggaccgaagagtctaggagtaacaaatgtgaatcatgagattgacaatatgcacaagtgctcaagagtTGGCTTGCTCTCTTTCATACTCTAatttgaatctcactcaacccacCAAATGGATTTTGCACTAGGGATCAAATCTCACTAAGAAagggttggagagtgttctcAAGGATCTAAAATGTGTATATCTATCAATAGAATCGGCAACCCTCAAAGGAGAGGgattgggggtatttatagcccccccccccccacacacacatgaAACTAGCGGTTACTAGTCGTTTGGGTTCTGCATGCTCATACCAACATACCAGACTGGTCCGGTATGACGTGTTCAGCTATAGTTAGGTCAGAGTTAGGGGCCATTGTTGGGACTTCCGATAAGCGTCGGAACTGACAAACAACCCAACTTTCGATGAGCTCAAACCCATGAACCAAAAAAACTAAACTCTTGTGACCCCGCACATATCGGACTAGTGGCCGGTCACAGCACACTAAGTTAGTTCCCTCATGACTCTCTCACTTAAATCTCTCATGGGTTAACTTGAGCATTTATGGATAATCATCTATCGTCATGTTGCATCATCCCTCTTAGTAGAACGATATTAACTCAAGttaaaatgaaaagaaatttaaaccgcttgagttgacctctttcAGAACCATGCCATATCTTTCAATATTTATCAATAGAGAATGCCAACATGTCCATTTAGATTGTTTGCTTGAGCATAGCCAtattgagcatgtgacttgattccactCAACATATATGTATGTTGattccaaatgcatcaagtcacatCCATTTAATAATCCAATATTGATTTGATCCTCCTCACAACATAACTTCTTTTAGCTTGATTGGTGACttgactaaatgcaagtacttcctccTTCACCGCAGCCATGGTCCTTCAGCGCCCAAgctatcgcttgcccttcacctacGCTTGGTCCTTTGAAGccttttccttgctatcttcaacCTTACAAGCCATTCCAAGTCATATGTGATTTGAATCAACATTGAGTACATATAGAACTTATAATCAAATCCATTTATATCAATAGCATTTGCATTTGCATCATTGTCTTTTGCTTGAATCGGATTGACTTCATAATAATCCATCATTTTGAATATCCACTTCAACTCAATAAGTGATATCATCAAGTCTGACCTTTTGATGCACAACAAATGGTATAACATATCATATCCCAAGTGTGTGTAATATAATCAATTACTTGTTCAACACTTACATGTACTAAAGTCTGACCTTTAATCGGTTGTCATCCAATCATCCAAAACcgactaaagggctagatgcacttacacgtACGAGCAAAGACCTCCATCCTAGAAAAATGTTTCAGGATTCaaaaattttccacaaaaaatTATGTTTTAGCTTATGGGCCCATATTAGCTTGAGATTGTGGTTTGCATGTCTCCGTGTATTCTTTTTTATTAGCGTATTATTTCCTTAAGTACTCACATGCCCTAAAGATTCTGAAACATCATTTTTTTTACTGAGGGAGTAGTTAATTAAATGTACCAATTGTAAGATACTGGCCTACTTATTTACACCAAAACAAAGTTAAGCAGATTAATAAAATGTAAGAGCGGAACCCGAATGCGAGGCGGATCCACGCACGTCTATATGGCAAGTCCATCCCATCCAACGGACATATTTCATTCAAGGAGCCATTGCGGAGCCGAactgatccacaagctcggcttcCCCGCACGGCCACCGACCGCTCCTCCCGCCTTTTGCTGCCCCCGATCGCTTCGTTTCCCAGAGGCGCGCCATGGATCTCTATCGGCCGCCGCATATCGCCTCGTTCCCAAAGACGGATGGCGAATCTCGCCCGGCTGCTGTGGATCGCCTTGTCTCCTAGAGGCGCGTGACCTATCGCGTCGCCGCCCAAACCAAGAATTGCTGCTCCAACGCATGCAGCCGATCGCGTCGCCGCCCGAACCAAGAATTGCTGCCCCTCTGCTCCTCActatggatgaaaacggatcggatacggacgaatatcaccgatattacatttgtttttatatttttgtccggattcggattcgaatacggatattgtcaactatgtcggataggatacgattggatatcgacatcataaatatgcgatttgagtattcggatacggatacggtatcggatgttggatatccagactcggatacggacagatctcaacccctctaaacggattcggtttcaaatacggtcggaaaatatccgtaccgttttcatccctactcctcACAATAGTCTCGAAAGGTTCACTTAATGCATCTTATATGCTCTCTTCTTGTACAATACCTTGGGTTCCTTGCCTAACAAAAGTTGTTTTTGTTCTTTCAAATTCCAAGCGTGCGGGATAGAATGGAACTCAGAAGGAAGACGCATCAAGATCTGTGTTGAATTCTGTTTCAACCCTGTGGCAACCTGTTAACCTGCCGCCTGGGCCCAGTCTTGTGCCAGATTTTACTTCTCATGTTTTAGCTGTAGCACAGTAAACCAAGAACAAAAAGCCCTAGTCTTTGGCCATCCTAGGTCCCATCTGCCGGTTGAACACATATTAGCCTTATGGGCTGAAAGgtctttgtttggttttggtaattgagtgacaacctaggtggactaatatgtgtttatgagAGATACACAGGAGGTTAGTCCACAGGTGAATATGTAATGAAGGAGcgcattgcatatgagacatgatatggagtcatgtgactaaggtggagaagatcgatacaagacttggcttgatggaccggttgcaagtgtgaagggcaagttgagtgataacttggcgtcgatggaccgaagcaacggtgacgAGCAAATGAAGTCAAAATCGATGAACCAATGCggccacgtgatgatatgaagtggatcatatcatttggtgatatggttggtgcatacGTTGCATTAACATCGgtggagatgaaatggaatacgcaagacaaaggtataacctagggtatttcatttcgccggtcataagtgtgtagagaagtttatgaccgggtttaggatagatgtccgtactatcaagaggggcaaacttgtttgcatatcggtcatctagtgccaatcGAATGATCTAACTTCGCATCAtttctaggatcgagtggcgtggcaaattGAGTGATGATTAACCCTTGAAAAATATGTTTGGAAAAATGCAAATACACGTGCACTATGGTGAGACACACTCTATTGTTAGCAAATTGGGAATCTAAGGGTGACGTAGTTgaagtttaaaaaaaaaagaaagggaaGGAGAAGAGGTTCGAAACCTAGGCGTCGCACCCAGGGTTGCGGGTCCGGTCTTGAAGAAGCGGGCGCGTGGCTTGGCTTCGATCGTGGCGTCGCAGGATTGGGCGGCGTCGGTCTCCGAACCATGGGAAAGAGCAGCAATGCAACGCAGCAGTACGCAGCTTGAAGCGATCGCGGTGGTCTCCGGTTGTGGGCTGTCGAGCGGGTTAGACGGCGGGCAAAGCGGGCCCAGGCAGCGTCGTGGCTTCATGGGTTCGACGACTCAAGGGAGGAGCTGGCAGTGGCACACACGGTGTCGGGTCTCGGACCGAGGGTTATCGTGATCCGCTCCTGGCCTCCTCGATCGAGGCAAGTGCATCTTCGGACCCAGACGGCAACAGCGTCGGACCCGGCGCGCGAGCGGCTTGGGACCCTCGCGTCGCGGTCCGGCTTCAGCGCGTTGGCGGGAGGCGCGAGCACTCAGTCTCCGGACCCAGGAGCGCCAAACGTCGGACCCGGAGGGAACCAGGGTCCGCTCGCGCGAGGAATAGCCCGAGGAGGCGCGGTAGAGTCCGGACCCTGCGAGTTGGTCCGGACCTGGTGCGATTCAATTTCTTctttctagaacctctctgtttGAGTTGGTTTTGATCTGGGTCCGGATCTAGGGCCCGGTTCCACGCAAACAGGCACGGTAAATAGTGACCGTTGGGATCTAACGGGCGTGGTTAAACATGGGACACATGGCACGATCCGAGGATCCAGACCTTCACTGTAGATGGTCCGGAACCTGTGTAACGGctcttttagcccttggggctataagtagtgaccttggtcggccttgggcttGCAGTTGAGCACACTTGagtcttggtggcttgtgtggtgtGCTTCGGAGCCCCCTAGCTCACATATGGTTGATaatgatcatctgattgtgtgagtgagtgatttctagtgtgttgcatcgtgaggttgcatcgagtggcactaggtgttcgtgttgcaagccggtggtgcttgttactcttagaggtttccacctcctagacggcttggtggcttgtggctccgtcgaagcacgcatggagattgtgcggtgctccggagaagtacTTATGAGGGGTATTGTGTTCGCTCCGcggggatcgcgaagagcaactctagttgagcgagacgtgaagggcgacaagtggtccggtcgTGTAAAGTGCTAGAGCTTTTGGTAAGCACTCTATATCAAgacaaggaaaaaaacaaagaaacaGATAGTGTATTTTTAAGATTACAACAAATGGTAAGAAATCATGACTATGATTAGAAGAAAATGATTTTTTGTACAACGACACTGACACTGGTAACCATCAAATATTT
Proteins encoded in this region:
- the LOC136504764 gene encoding cold-responsive protein kinase 1-like isoform X1, encoding MGCFPVFWRNKNSRSQIVQHDQGKLFLSIECCPSEASQNLTVVHSILFADIPITGNVKIYSSKEMRKATRNFSPGNKLGQGSFGRVYLGKLNNGEKVAIKVLSSESRQGTKEFLNELSVISSITHHNLVKLHGCCVDGGQKMLVYSYVENNSLAQTLFGNSRSGIRLDWRTRVKICIGVADGLTYLHEEVRPPIVHRDIKASNILLDRNLRPKIADFGLAKFFPGNMTHISTRVAGTLGYLAPEYAIRGQLTKKADVYSFGVLLLEIVSSRCHTDPRLPFDEQFLLEKVWTLYESDDLDSIIDRTLKHDFDTEEARRLLKIGLLCTQDSPKIRPSMSMVAKMLKGECAVSDKITRPGLITDVMDLKVRTVEPVQFSLSPSMSPALSSSLVSTLALAGSTVVESR
- the LOC136504764 gene encoding cold-responsive protein kinase 1-like isoform X2, giving the protein MGCFPVFWRNKNSRSQIVQHDQDIPITGNVKIYSSKEMRKATRNFSPGNKLGQGSFGRVYLGKLNNGEKVAIKVLSSESRQGTKEFLNELSVISSITHHNLVKLHGCCVDGGQKMLVYSYVENNSLAQTLFGNSRSGIRLDWRTRVKICIGVADGLTYLHEEVRPPIVHRDIKASNILLDRNLRPKIADFGLAKFFPGNMTHISTRVAGTLGYLAPEYAIRGQLTKKADVYSFGVLLLEIVSSRCHTDPRLPFDEQFLLEKVWTLYESDDLDSIIDRTLKHDFDTEEARRLLKIGLLCTQDSPKIRPSMSMVAKMLKGECAVSDKITRPGLITDVMDLKVRTVEPVQFSLSPSMSPALSSSLVSTLALAGSTVVESR